The sequence below is a genomic window from bacterium.
ACTTCGGTCTAAGTACCGCAACTATGCGCAGAAAGTTCACCACGACCGTGATTTCGAGGATGTCTGCGAATCGATGGTCGGAGAATTAAATGCGAGTCACATGGGATACAATTCCCCCAATCGCGACCGCTTCGATAGAGTCGCAGCGACCGGGGAACTCGGCATAGAATTCGACCCCAGTTACTCCGATGATACCGGGCTGCGGGTAAAATCGGTCTTGCCGTATGGCCCATGCGATAAAGTAGCAGCAAGGGTGTTACCCGGCGACATTCTTTTGTCGATTGATGGGAGTGCCGTTTCCCGCACTGAGAATTTCGCCAAACCGTTGGAAGGAAAAGCAGGTGTCCCCACCCTGTTAACCATCCGCCGCGGCAACGAGACCAAAGAATTTTCGGTAACTCCGATTGAATGGTTCCCGCTCCGACAACTCGCGTATAAGCAGATGGAGCGGACAAACCGCGCAGTTGTCGATTCACTTACTAAAAAACGGGTCGGCTATATTCATATTCAAGGGATGGATCAAGGGAGTCTGGAACTGTTCGAGCGTGATTTGTATGCCGCTTGCAATGGTAGAGATGCGCTGATTATCGATGTGCGAAATAATGGCGGCGGTTCAACTGCGGACTTATTGCTCACGATTCTCACCCAGCCGCAACATGCCTATACGATTGGGAGAGGCGGCGATATCGGGTATCCGCAAGACCGCCTGCCGCTCTACCGATGGACAAAACCGGTCGCTGTTTTGTGCAACGAAGCGTCGTACTCGAATGCGGAAATTTTTAGCAGCGCAATCAAGACGATCAAACGCGGCGTAGTCGTGGGGAATCGTACGGCAGGCGGCGTGATTTCGACGAGTGGGTGGTCGACGGTGAATGGCGGTTATTTCCGGTTACCGTTACGCGGTTGGTATGTCTACGGCACGAAACAAAATCAGGAAAACAACGGATGTATGCCC
It includes:
- a CDS encoding S41 family peptidase: IEIDTVKIDFTDIHRRIRRISDLPGDEFAVAIHPKGDKFYFNADVKEKSDLYSLNRFGDDLKAITEGGANPQSITMDKEGKTFYFLKNGAPASVGSDGGKSEGTSFNAQLKIDLPAERLQVIDEGWRFLGAKFYDPKMHGADWNRLRSKYRNYAQKVHHDRDFEDVCESMVGELNASHMGYNSPNRDRFDRVAATGELGIEFDPSYSDDTGLRVKSVLPYGPCDKVAARVLPGDILLSIDGSAVSRTENFAKPLEGKAGVPTLLTIRRGNETKEFSVTPIEWFPLRQLAYKQMERTNRAVVDSLTKKRVGYIHIQGMDQGSLELFERDLYAACNGRDALIIDVRNNGGGSTADLLLTILTQPQHAYTIGRGGDIGYPQDRLPLYRWTKPVAVLCNEASYSNAEIFSSAIKTIKRGVVVGNRTAGGVISTSGWSTVNGGYFRLPLRGWYVYGTKQNQENNGCMPDYLIPLTPGDRIKRNDPQLHKAISLMLTAAANTPSPTGE